In one window of Corallococcus macrosporus DNA:
- a CDS encoding polyketide synthase — protein sequence MALGDMSVDAALMQTVVARFTAQASRTPDAEAVRFEGEGLTYAALDRRSNQLAHHLRGLGVTTDVLVGVCLERSVEMVVAVLAVLKAGGAYLPLDPAYPAPRLAFMLEDAKAPVLLTQAKLRAGLPAFAGPVLCLDESPALFAANAPASPVDASSLEGLAYAIYTSGSTGTPKGVAMGHRPLANLIAWQLGQSISGPGTRTLQFSPLSFDVSFQELFGTWCSGGTLVLVRDALRLDAVLLLQLLADERVERLFLPFIALQNLAEIATSHQKVPPSLREVVTAGEQLQVTHHLRAFFAALPGCALHNHYGPSETHVVSSYVLRGDPQAWPALPPIGKALDGCELLVLDEQKKPVPHGESGELYLAGVCLARGYLHREALTAERFVPHPLKPGTGERAYKTGDLARVLPDGNVEFLGRLDGQVKVRGYRIELGEIEVALGSHPAVKQVAVVAREDVPGDKRLVAYVVPDGTLEHAAGALRRHLSTRVPDYMVPSAFVLLEALPRTPSGKIDRRALPAPLPTRPELQQAFVAPRSPLERTLAEAWAQLLRIDRVGVHDSFFELGGNSLLALQCVARLRQAHGLEIPIVQLFQSPTVAQLAAVLTGDASRPSLKQLAEARQAKRQQAAGGAEPVAIIGMAGRFPGAPDVETFWKNLVGGVESVATFTREEVDPSVPAAERDAPEYVRARGILDGVELFDAAFFGITPKEAQVMDPQQRLFLETAWEALESAGCVPETYPGLIGVFAGTHNNSYGPLHVLPRQDIVGRVGAFQAMVANEKDYVATRVAHKLDLRGPALSLNTACSTSLVAVAQAFWALQTHQCDVALAGGASVTVPQKSGHLYLEGGMLSQDGHCRPFDANATGTLFSDGLGAVVLKRLSDAQAGGDVIHAVLRGVGINNDGAAKVSFAAPGVEGQATAIATAHANAGIDPRTLRYVEAHGTATPLGDPIEVEALSQAFRAHTADTGFCAIGSVKSNFGHLTAAAGVAGLLKTVLALKHRELPPTLHFQTPNPKIDFPRSPFFVQTKRSAWPEGTGPLRAGVSSFGVGGTNAHVVVEEAPERPASGPSKPRQLLTLSAKTPAALTQAAQRLAAHLQAHPEDPLADVAHTLATGRKAFPFRRAVVAGTHEEAVRALTAAEPEASGLESTPPVAFLFPGQGSQHPDMAHGLYRHAPAFRATVDACAEVLKPLLGRDLREVLFPKDPESPEAAEALRQTSFAQAALFTVEYALAQLWWSWGVRPGALVGHSVGEFVAACLAGVFTLEDALHLVAKRGQLMQAQEPGSMLSVRLSAEVVAPRLTDGLAIASDNGPRLCVVSGPTEAVQRLQAALEAEGTACRLLQTSHAFHSPMMDAAVAPFLETVKGIRLSEPRIPIVSTATGTWLKASEATSPEYWARHLRDTVRFSPALRTLWDRGEHLLLEVGPRVTLATLARQQATADQRSRVFTSLGESSGDAADWSALLNAAGQLWRRGVALDWRAFHADEQRQRVTLPTYPFQRQRHWIDLERASVPAPTSSTGVVVSPAPVPRAERLVPTLRNLFEELSGLELAGADPGASFLELGLDSLVLTQAALAVQKQFGVKVTFRQLLEEVPSLGQLAAFLDGRMPPEAAPVAAAAPTAQLTANILGQPQVPASAGAAFPAQSAPAISAPPAQFAAAGAAFQAQAMAAPAGSLQAVVAQQLWLMTQQLALLSGQPAQAVAPQAFAQAPAAQPQAEPVQAPQAQPAPAAATDEADLKGPVKYDVKKAFGAIARISLAPKDSLTPRQQTFLEDFTRRYTTKTQGSKRSAQENRSQLSDPRVVTGFRPLLKELIYPLAVNRSKGSKLWDVDGNEYLDALNGFGSVMFGHAPDFITQAVHKQVDDGYELGPMHPLAGEVAKLVCEFTGADRAALCNTGSEAVMGALRIARTVTGRSTVAIFSGSYHGIFDEVLVRGTKSLRTVPAAPGIMAGAVQDVLVLDYGTPESLEILRARADSLAAIMVEPVQSRRPDFQPREFLHQLRDLTQKSGSVYIFDEVITGFRMHPGGAQAVFGVQADVATYGKVVGGGMPIGVIAGKRPFMDALDGGHWQFGDDSVPTVGVTYFAGTFVRHPLALAAAKAALEHMKAAGPELQRSVSAKADRLASTLNAFFDEVGAPLRIKHFGSLWKTFVTADVANADLLFCLLRDKGIHIWDGFPCFFTTAHSDADVQRLITAFQDSVTELQDAGFLPGTARPQPQAPAVFDSNQPPVPGARLGRDPQGNPAWFVPHPTVPGKFVKLSETR from the coding sequence ATGGCCCTGGGGGATATGTCCGTGGATGCAGCGCTCATGCAGACAGTGGTGGCGCGTTTCACTGCGCAAGCGTCCCGGACGCCTGACGCCGAGGCGGTCCGCTTCGAAGGCGAGGGGCTGACGTACGCGGCGCTGGACCGCCGCTCCAACCAGCTCGCACACCACCTGCGGGGCCTGGGCGTCACCACGGACGTGCTCGTCGGCGTGTGCCTGGAACGGTCGGTGGAGATGGTGGTGGCGGTGCTGGCCGTGCTCAAGGCGGGCGGCGCGTATCTGCCATTGGACCCGGCCTATCCCGCGCCGCGTCTGGCTTTCATGCTGGAGGACGCGAAGGCGCCAGTGCTGCTCACCCAGGCGAAGCTGCGCGCGGGCCTGCCGGCCTTCGCGGGCCCGGTGCTGTGCCTGGATGAATCCCCTGCCCTCTTCGCCGCTAACGCCCCGGCCTCGCCGGTGGATGCGTCGAGCCTGGAGGGGCTGGCCTATGCCATCTACACGTCGGGCTCCACGGGCACGCCCAAGGGCGTGGCCATGGGACACCGGCCGCTCGCCAACCTCATCGCGTGGCAGCTGGGCCAGTCCATCTCGGGGCCGGGCACGCGCACGCTCCAGTTCTCCCCGCTGTCCTTCGACGTGTCGTTCCAGGAGCTGTTCGGCACCTGGTGCTCCGGCGGGACGCTGGTGCTGGTGCGGGACGCGCTGCGGCTGGACGCCGTGCTGCTGTTGCAGCTGCTGGCGGACGAGCGCGTGGAGCGGCTGTTCCTGCCCTTCATCGCGCTGCAGAACCTGGCGGAGATCGCCACCTCCCACCAGAAGGTCCCGCCGTCCCTGCGCGAGGTCGTCACCGCGGGCGAGCAGCTCCAGGTGACGCACCACCTGCGCGCGTTCTTCGCCGCGCTGCCGGGCTGCGCGCTGCACAACCACTACGGCCCGTCGGAGACGCACGTCGTCTCCAGCTACGTGCTCCGCGGCGACCCGCAGGCGTGGCCCGCGCTGCCGCCCATCGGCAAGGCGCTGGACGGCTGCGAGCTGCTGGTGCTGGACGAGCAGAAGAAGCCCGTGCCGCACGGCGAGTCCGGCGAGCTGTACCTCGCGGGCGTGTGCCTGGCGCGCGGCTACCTGCACCGCGAGGCGCTGACGGCGGAGCGCTTCGTGCCGCACCCGCTCAAGCCCGGCACCGGCGAGCGCGCGTACAAGACGGGCGACCTGGCGCGCGTGCTGCCCGACGGCAACGTGGAGTTCCTGGGCCGCCTCGACGGACAGGTGAAGGTGCGCGGCTACCGCATCGAGCTGGGCGAGATTGAAGTCGCGCTCGGCAGCCACCCGGCGGTGAAGCAGGTGGCGGTGGTGGCGCGCGAGGACGTGCCCGGCGACAAGCGGCTGGTGGCCTACGTCGTCCCGGACGGCACGCTGGAGCACGCGGCCGGAGCGCTGCGGCGCCACCTGTCCACGCGGGTGCCGGACTACATGGTGCCCTCCGCGTTCGTCCTGCTGGAGGCCCTGCCTCGCACGCCCAGTGGCAAGATCGACCGCCGCGCCCTGCCCGCCCCGCTGCCCACGCGGCCGGAGCTGCAGCAGGCGTTCGTCGCGCCGCGCTCGCCGCTGGAGCGCACGCTCGCGGAGGCGTGGGCGCAGCTGCTCCGCATCGACCGGGTGGGCGTGCACGACAGCTTCTTCGAGCTGGGCGGCAACTCGCTGCTCGCGCTCCAGTGCGTGGCGAGGCTGCGGCAGGCGCACGGGCTGGAGATCCCCATCGTCCAGCTGTTCCAGTCCCCCACGGTCGCGCAGCTGGCGGCGGTGCTCACGGGGGATGCGTCGCGCCCGTCGCTCAAGCAGCTGGCGGAGGCGCGGCAGGCGAAGCGTCAGCAGGCGGCGGGCGGCGCGGAGCCGGTGGCCATCATCGGCATGGCGGGCCGCTTCCCGGGCGCTCCCGACGTGGAGACGTTCTGGAAGAACCTGGTGGGCGGCGTGGAGTCCGTCGCCACCTTCACGCGCGAGGAGGTGGATCCGTCCGTCCCCGCCGCCGAGCGCGACGCCCCCGAGTACGTGCGGGCGCGCGGCATCCTGGACGGCGTGGAGCTGTTCGACGCGGCCTTCTTCGGCATCACGCCGAAGGAGGCGCAGGTGATGGATCCGCAGCAGCGCCTGTTCCTGGAAACGGCCTGGGAGGCGCTGGAGTCCGCCGGCTGCGTGCCGGAGACGTACCCCGGCCTCATCGGCGTCTTCGCGGGCACGCACAACAACAGCTACGGGCCACTGCACGTGCTGCCCCGGCAGGACATCGTGGGCCGGGTGGGTGCCTTCCAGGCGATGGTCGCCAACGAGAAGGACTATGTGGCGACGCGCGTCGCGCACAAGCTGGACCTGCGCGGGCCCGCGCTGTCGCTCAACACCGCGTGCTCCACGTCGCTGGTCGCGGTGGCGCAGGCGTTCTGGGCGCTCCAGACGCACCAGTGCGACGTGGCGCTGGCGGGCGGCGCGTCCGTGACGGTGCCGCAGAAGTCCGGCCACCTGTACCTGGAGGGCGGCATGCTGTCCCAGGACGGGCACTGCCGGCCCTTCGACGCGAACGCCACCGGCACCCTCTTCAGCGACGGCCTGGGCGCGGTGGTGCTCAAGCGCCTGTCGGACGCGCAGGCGGGCGGCGACGTCATCCACGCGGTGCTGCGCGGCGTGGGCATCAACAACGACGGCGCGGCCAAGGTGAGCTTCGCGGCGCCGGGCGTGGAGGGCCAGGCCACCGCCATCGCGACGGCGCACGCGAACGCGGGCATCGACCCGCGCACCCTCCGCTACGTGGAGGCGCACGGCACGGCGACGCCGCTGGGCGACCCCATCGAAGTGGAGGCGCTGTCGCAGGCGTTCCGCGCGCACACCGCGGACACGGGCTTCTGCGCCATCGGTTCGGTGAAGAGCAACTTCGGCCACCTCACCGCCGCGGCGGGCGTGGCGGGCCTGCTCAAGACGGTGCTCGCGCTGAAGCACCGCGAGCTGCCGCCGACGCTGCACTTCCAGACGCCCAACCCGAAGATCGACTTCCCGCGCAGCCCCTTCTTCGTCCAGACGAAGCGCTCCGCGTGGCCGGAGGGCACGGGCCCCCTGCGCGCGGGCGTGAGCTCGTTTGGCGTGGGCGGCACCAACGCGCACGTCGTGGTGGAGGAGGCGCCGGAGCGTCCGGCTTCCGGTCCGTCGAAGCCGCGCCAGTTGCTGACGCTGTCGGCGAAGACGCCCGCGGCGCTGACGCAGGCGGCGCAACGGCTGGCCGCGCACCTCCAGGCGCATCCGGAGGACCCGCTCGCGGACGTGGCGCACACGCTGGCCACGGGGCGCAAGGCGTTCCCGTTCCGTCGCGCCGTGGTGGCGGGGACGCATGAGGAGGCGGTGCGGGCGCTGACCGCGGCCGAGCCGGAGGCTTCCGGGCTGGAGTCCACGCCGCCCGTCGCGTTCCTCTTCCCGGGTCAGGGCTCGCAGCACCCGGACATGGCGCACGGGCTGTACCGCCACGCGCCGGCCTTCCGCGCCACGGTGGATGCGTGCGCGGAGGTGCTCAAGCCGCTGCTCGGGCGCGACCTGCGCGAGGTGCTCTTCCCGAAGGACCCGGAGTCTCCCGAGGCCGCCGAGGCGCTGCGCCAGACGTCGTTCGCGCAGGCGGCCCTGTTCACCGTGGAGTACGCGCTCGCGCAGCTCTGGTGGAGCTGGGGCGTGCGGCCCGGCGCGCTCGTGGGGCACAGCGTGGGCGAGTTCGTCGCCGCGTGCCTCGCGGGTGTCTTCACGCTGGAGGACGCGCTGCACCTGGTGGCGAAGCGCGGCCAGCTCATGCAGGCGCAGGAGCCGGGCAGCATGCTGTCCGTGCGCCTCTCCGCGGAGGTGGTGGCGCCCCGGCTGACGGACGGGCTGGCCATCGCGTCGGACAACGGGCCACGCCTGTGCGTGGTGTCCGGGCCCACGGAGGCCGTGCAGCGGCTCCAGGCCGCGCTGGAGGCGGAGGGCACCGCGTGCCGGCTGCTCCAGACGTCGCACGCGTTCCACTCGCCGATGATGGACGCCGCGGTGGCGCCGTTCCTGGAGACGGTGAAGGGCATCCGCCTGTCCGAGCCGCGCATCCCCATCGTCTCCACGGCGACGGGCACGTGGCTGAAGGCCTCCGAGGCGACGTCGCCCGAGTACTGGGCGCGGCACCTGCGCGACACGGTGCGCTTCTCACCCGCGCTGCGCACGCTCTGGGACCGGGGCGAGCACCTCTTGCTGGAGGTGGGCCCGCGCGTGACGCTCGCCACGCTGGCGCGGCAGCAGGCCACGGCCGACCAGCGCTCGCGCGTGTTCACGTCCCTGGGCGAGTCCAGCGGTGACGCCGCGGACTGGAGCGCCCTCCTGAACGCCGCGGGCCAGCTCTGGCGCCGGGGCGTGGCCCTGGACTGGCGGGCCTTCCACGCCGACGAGCAGCGCCAGCGCGTCACCCTTCCTACGTATCCCTTCCAGCGGCAGCGCCACTGGATCGACCTCGAGCGGGCGTCCGTGCCCGCTCCCACTTCCTCCACCGGAGTCGTCGTGAGTCCCGCCCCTGTTCCCCGTGCCGAGCGTCTTGTCCCCACCCTGCGCAACCTGTTCGAGGAGCTGAGCGGCCTGGAGTTGGCCGGCGCCGACCCGGGCGCGAGCTTCCTGGAGCTGGGGCTCGACTCGCTGGTGCTCACGCAGGCGGCGCTCGCGGTGCAGAAGCAATTCGGCGTGAAGGTGACGTTCCGGCAGTTGCTGGAGGAGGTCCCGTCGCTGGGCCAGCTCGCCGCGTTCCTCGACGGCCGCATGCCTCCGGAGGCCGCGCCCGTGGCCGCCGCCGCGCCGACCGCGCAGCTCACCGCGAACATCCTCGGTCAGCCGCAGGTGCCTGCGTCCGCGGGCGCCGCGTTCCCGGCCCAGTCCGCGCCGGCAATCAGCGCTCCTCCGGCGCAGTTCGCCGCCGCCGGTGCCGCGTTCCAGGCCCAGGCGATGGCCGCGCCCGCCGGGAGCCTCCAGGCGGTGGTCGCGCAGCAGTTGTGGCTGATGACCCAGCAGCTCGCGCTCCTGTCCGGTCAGCCCGCGCAGGCCGTGGCCCCGCAGGCCTTCGCGCAGGCCCCGGCCGCGCAGCCGCAGGCCGAGCCGGTCCAGGCCCCACAGGCGCAGCCCGCGCCTGCCGCGGCAACGGACGAAGCCGACCTCAAGGGTCCGGTGAAGTACGACGTGAAGAAGGCCTTCGGCGCCATCGCGCGCATCAGCCTCGCGCCGAAGGATTCCCTCACGCCCCGCCAGCAGACGTTCCTGGAGGACTTCACCCGCCGCTACACGACGAAGACGCAGGGCTCCAAGCGCTCCGCCCAGGAGAACCGGAGCCAGTTGTCGGATCCGCGCGTGGTGACGGGCTTCCGTCCGCTGCTCAAGGAGCTCATCTACCCGCTGGCCGTGAACCGCTCCAAGGGCTCCAAGCTCTGGGACGTGGACGGCAACGAGTACCTGGACGCGCTCAACGGCTTCGGCTCCGTGATGTTCGGCCACGCGCCGGACTTCATCACCCAGGCCGTGCACAAGCAGGTGGACGACGGCTACGAGCTGGGGCCCATGCACCCGCTGGCCGGCGAGGTCGCGAAGCTCGTCTGTGAGTTCACCGGCGCGGACCGCGCGGCGCTCTGCAACACCGGCTCCGAGGCCGTGATGGGCGCGCTGCGAATCGCCCGCACCGTCACCGGCCGCAGCACCGTGGCCATCTTCTCCGGCAGCTACCACGGCATCTTCGACGAGGTGCTGGTGCGCGGCACCAAGAGCCTGCGCACCGTGCCGGCCGCCCCGGGCATCATGGCGGGCGCGGTGCAGGACGTGCTCGTGCTGGACTACGGCACGCCGGAGTCGCTGGAGATCCTGCGCGCCCGCGCGGACTCGCTGGCGGCCATCATGGTGGAGCCCGTGCAGAGCCGCCGCCCGGACTTCCAGCCGCGCGAGTTCCTGCACCAGCTGCGCGACCTCACCCAGAAGTCCGGCTCCGTCTACATCTTCGACGAGGTCATCACCGGCTTCCGCATGCACCCGGGCGGCGCCCAGGCGGTGTTCGGCGTGCAGGCGGACGTGGCCACCTACGGCAAGGTCGTGGGCGGCGGAATGCCCATCGGCGTCATCGCCGGCAAGCGCCCGTTCATGGACGCGCTCGACGGCGGCCACTGGCAGTTCGGCGACGACTCCGTGCCCACCGTGGGCGTGACGTACTTCGCCGGCACGTTCGTGCGCCACCCGCTGGCGCTCGCCGCCGCGAAGGCCGCGCTGGAGCACATGAAGGCCGCGGGCCCGGAGCTGCAGCGCAGTGTGAGCGCGAAGGCGGACCGGCTCGCCAGCACGCTCAACGCGTTCTTCGACGAGGTGGGCGCCCCGCTGCGCATCAAGCACTTCGGGTCGCTGTGGAAGACGTTCGTCACGGCGGACGTCGCGAACGCGGACCTGCTGTTCTGCCTGCTGCGCGACAAGGGCATCCACATCTGGGACGGCTTCCCGTGCTTCTTCACCACCGCGCACTCGGACGCGGACGTGCAGCGGCTCATCACCGCGTTCCAGGACAGCGTCACGGAGCTGCAGGACGCGGGCTTCCTGCCCGGCACGGCGCGGCCCCAGCCACAGGCCCCCGCCGTCTTCGATTCCAACCAGCCCCCCGTCCCCGGCGCCCGCCTGGGACGTGATCCGCAGGGCAACCCCGCCTGGTTCGTCCCGCACCCCACGGTGCCCGGCAAGTTCGTCAAGCTGAGCGAGACCCGATGA
- a CDS encoding alpha/beta fold hydrolase gives MKRPLVAGLVLGGVALLAMAAWVAVRSARYISQEVHPPRQPVGSPPGEAEFAGLRDVTFQDRDGLQLKGWYLPPRDGGLVVLVHGLSGNRTQLLPEARFLAKAGYGLVLFDLGAHGESDGTVSSYGDREAAQVSAAVDFATRQPEVDAKRIGALGFSLGGYSVLKAAAEDPRLKAVVVEAAAVAPAQALQDELGHWGPLGLWPALGVMKRAGVDVNAVQPARDMARLAGRPVLLVAGAADPWVPDAALDDLLRQGQGPWEKWRVPGAGHENYLQAAPEEYPRRVLAFFSRFL, from the coding sequence GTGAAGCGTCCGCTCGTCGCCGGGCTGGTGCTGGGCGGCGTGGCCCTGCTGGCGATGGCGGCCTGGGTCGCGGTGCGCAGCGCGCGCTACATCTCCCAGGAGGTCCACCCGCCCCGGCAGCCGGTGGGCAGCCCTCCGGGTGAAGCGGAGTTCGCCGGCCTGCGGGACGTGACGTTCCAGGACCGCGACGGCCTCCAGCTCAAGGGCTGGTACCTGCCGCCGCGCGACGGGGGGCTCGTCGTCCTGGTCCATGGCCTGTCGGGCAACCGCACGCAGCTCCTGCCCGAGGCCCGGTTCCTGGCGAAAGCCGGGTACGGGCTGGTGCTCTTCGACCTGGGCGCGCACGGCGAGAGCGATGGAACGGTGTCCTCCTATGGAGACCGCGAGGCCGCCCAGGTCAGCGCGGCCGTGGACTTCGCCACCCGCCAGCCGGAGGTGGACGCGAAGCGCATCGGCGCGCTCGGGTTCTCGCTGGGGGGCTACTCGGTGCTGAAGGCGGCGGCGGAGGATCCGCGCCTCAAGGCCGTGGTCGTGGAGGCGGCAGCCGTCGCTCCCGCGCAGGCGCTCCAGGATGAGCTGGGACATTGGGGCCCCCTGGGCCTGTGGCCGGCGCTGGGCGTCATGAAGCGCGCGGGGGTGGACGTGAACGCGGTGCAGCCTGCTCGTGACATGGCCAGGCTGGCCGGCCGCCCCGTCCTCCTGGTGGCCGGAGCGGCGGATCCCTGGGTGCCGGACGCCGCGCTGGATGACCTGTTGCGGCAGGGTCAAGGCCCCTGGGAGAAGTGGCGTGTCCCGGGGGCGGGTCACGAGAATTACCTCCAGGCCGCTCCGGAAGAATATCCACGCAGGGTGCTGGCGTTCTTTTCGCGCTTTCTCTGA
- a CDS encoding DUF885 domain-containing protein: MSSESVPRRGAASASLHALLEAEWQYSLQQYPTYASLLGDRRWNDKWDDLSLAALEADHRHSHDVLRRLQDVDRAGLDSDADRLHLDLFRRMHETWLEEYGVKAHLLPLNQMGGLPEGLKQPPGLQTAYQLADTLRFETVRDYEDWVKRLEGFGAYADQVVALMREGMRQHRIHPRIVLQRIPPQLERQVVKDPTQSGFYGPFTRMPKDFPPEDARRLAQAGRDAIANTVVPALKRALDFVVTEYLPAAPETVGVWQFPDGEAMYTVLARRHTTTRLTPDEIHAMGLAEVQRLSAELDQVMASTGFTGTRQAFFDLLRTEPRFYEPTGESLLARYRALAKRIDPLLERLFRTMPKKPYVVEPIPEAMAPDVTTGFYFPASADGSRPGTFQVNLYRPETRPVWEMVPLTLHEAVPGHHFQVSLASEQTDVPDFRRFTSYVAFDEGWALYSESLGEELGLYDDPHDKFGQIAYEMWRAVRLVVDTGLHAKRWTRKQALDYFLEHVPRQELDLTNELDRYIAWPGQALAYKVGQLRMRALRDRAEAALGQRFDVKAFHDQVLLTGSLPLDVLEAKIDAWVARESA, encoded by the coding sequence ATGTCATCCGAGTCCGTCCCCCGGCGCGGTGCCGCCTCCGCTTCGCTGCATGCCCTGCTGGAAGCGGAGTGGCAGTACTCCCTCCAGCAGTACCCCACCTATGCGTCGCTGCTGGGGGACCGGCGCTGGAATGACAAGTGGGACGACCTGAGCCTCGCCGCGCTGGAGGCGGATCACCGGCACAGCCACGACGTGCTGCGCCGGCTTCAGGACGTGGACCGCGCCGGGCTGGACAGCGACGCGGACCGGCTGCACCTGGACCTCTTCCGCCGGATGCACGAGACCTGGCTTGAGGAGTACGGGGTGAAGGCGCACCTCCTGCCCCTCAACCAGATGGGCGGCCTGCCGGAGGGGCTCAAGCAGCCGCCGGGACTCCAGACGGCGTACCAGTTGGCGGACACCCTGCGCTTCGAGACGGTGCGGGACTACGAGGACTGGGTGAAGCGGCTGGAGGGCTTCGGCGCCTACGCGGATCAGGTGGTGGCGCTCATGCGAGAGGGCATGCGCCAGCACCGCATCCACCCGCGCATCGTGCTCCAGCGCATCCCGCCGCAGCTGGAGCGGCAGGTGGTGAAGGACCCGACGCAGAGCGGCTTCTACGGGCCCTTCACGCGCATGCCGAAGGACTTCCCGCCGGAGGACGCGCGGAGGCTGGCACAGGCGGGCCGTGACGCCATCGCGAACACCGTGGTGCCCGCGCTGAAGCGCGCCCTGGACTTCGTCGTCACGGAGTACCTGCCCGCGGCCCCGGAGACCGTGGGCGTGTGGCAGTTCCCGGACGGCGAGGCGATGTACACGGTGCTCGCGCGCCGGCACACGACGACGCGGCTGACGCCCGATGAGATCCACGCGATGGGGCTCGCGGAGGTCCAGCGGCTGAGCGCGGAGCTGGACCAGGTGATGGCGAGCACGGGCTTCACCGGCACGCGGCAGGCCTTCTTCGACCTGCTGCGCACGGAGCCACGCTTCTACGAGCCCACGGGCGAGTCGCTGCTCGCGCGCTACCGGGCACTGGCGAAGCGCATTGATCCGCTGCTCGAGCGCCTGTTCCGGACGATGCCGAAGAAGCCCTACGTCGTCGAACCCATCCCGGAGGCCATGGCCCCGGACGTGACGACGGGGTTCTACTTCCCGGCCTCCGCGGACGGCTCGCGCCCGGGCACCTTCCAGGTGAACCTCTACCGGCCGGAGACGCGCCCCGTCTGGGAGATGGTGCCCCTGACGCTGCACGAGGCCGTGCCCGGCCACCACTTCCAGGTGTCCCTGGCCTCCGAGCAGACCGACGTGCCGGACTTCCGCCGGTTCACGTCCTACGTGGCCTTCGACGAGGGCTGGGCGCTTTACAGCGAGTCGCTGGGTGAGGAGCTGGGCCTGTACGACGACCCTCACGACAAGTTCGGCCAGATTGCCTACGAGATGTGGCGCGCGGTGCGGCTGGTGGTGGACACCGGCCTGCACGCGAAGCGGTGGACGCGGAAGCAGGCGCTGGACTACTTCCTGGAGCATGTCCCTCGCCAGGAGCTGGACCTCACCAACGAGCTGGACCGCTACATCGCGTGGCCGGGCCAGGCGCTGGCGTACAAGGTCGGCCAGCTGCGCATGCGCGCGCTGCGCGACCGGGCGGAGGCCGCGCTGGGCCAGCGCTTCGACGTGAAGGCCTTCCATGATCAGGTGCTGCTGACGGGCTCGCTGCCGCTGGACGTGCTGGAGGCGAAGATCGACGCGTGGGTGGCGCGGGAGTCCGCGTGA
- a CDS encoding NYN domain-containing protein — protein sequence MQSARPAAASYVLIDAENVDWAVSNIVGRKPEPQDRVQFDRLVAFCDTYFPKPVRCVVVLNARGEQLPDAMIGFVRALKSAGCEVALLHGRPDQKVVDLGILKLLENIRTQRPGAAVGLASHDGADFAEALKPLLEEKRQVAVLGLREYVSQRFRELTPLGLKVVDLELNARVFQRPLPRLLPVNVDEFDPSLFV from the coding sequence ATGCAATCCGCTCGTCCCGCCGCCGCATCCTACGTCCTCATCGACGCCGAGAACGTCGACTGGGCCGTCTCCAACATCGTCGGGCGCAAGCCCGAGCCCCAGGACCGGGTGCAGTTCGACCGGCTCGTCGCCTTCTGCGACACGTACTTCCCCAAGCCCGTGCGCTGCGTGGTGGTGCTCAACGCGCGGGGCGAGCAGCTGCCGGACGCGATGATTGGCTTCGTGCGCGCGCTGAAGTCCGCGGGCTGTGAGGTCGCGCTGCTGCACGGCCGGCCGGATCAGAAGGTCGTGGACCTGGGCATCCTGAAGCTCCTGGAGAACATCCGCACCCAACGCCCGGGAGCGGCGGTGGGCCTGGCCAGCCACGACGGCGCGGACTTCGCGGAGGCGCTCAAGCCCCTGCTGGAGGAGAAGCGCCAGGTCGCCGTGCTGGGCCTTCGCGAGTACGTGAGCCAGCGCTTCCGCGAGCTCACCCCGCTGGGCCTGAAGGTCGTGGACCTGGAGCTCAACGCCCGCGTCTTCCAGCGTCCCCTGCCCCGGCTCCTGCCGGTCAACGTGGACGAGTTCGATCCTTCGCTGTTCGTCTAG
- a CDS encoding LysR family transcriptional regulator, giving the protein MDISWDDARLFLAIAETGSFSAAARRLRIGQPTVSRRLAALEYAVGSALFRRSVDGAALTAAGERLLVPAKKMAEWAGELHRAAESADSSPRGIVRVTATPYMSFDFVAPFAAFVAQKHPGLRLEVQSQIQYLDLGRGEADLALRGRLPTSADLKLVDTLEVPNAVFVSKALKARLPKKVTLQQLPWVAWAPPFEAVPPNPQLESMIPGFAPSFTADNYLVMLAAAEAGLGAMVMARMAHRFTRPTQLVPLDVDLGPFSRSQTHLVCAKSALDIPRVRRVSELLLEEFQRIRVGL; this is encoded by the coding sequence ATGGATATCTCCTGGGACGACGCCCGGCTGTTCCTCGCCATCGCGGAAACGGGCAGCTTCAGCGCCGCGGCGCGGCGGCTGCGCATCGGTCAGCCCACGGTGAGCCGCAGGCTGGCCGCGCTGGAGTACGCGGTGGGCTCGGCGCTGTTCCGCCGCAGCGTGGATGGAGCGGCGCTCACGGCCGCCGGTGAGCGGCTGCTCGTGCCCGCGAAGAAGATGGCGGAGTGGGCCGGAGAGCTGCACCGCGCGGCGGAGTCCGCGGACAGCTCACCCCGGGGCATCGTGCGCGTGACGGCCACGCCCTACATGAGCTTCGACTTCGTGGCCCCCTTCGCCGCCTTCGTCGCCCAGAAGCACCCGGGCCTGCGCCTGGAGGTGCAGTCGCAGATTCAATACCTGGACCTGGGGCGCGGCGAGGCGGACCTCGCGCTGCGCGGGCGGCTTCCCACGAGCGCGGACCTCAAGCTCGTGGACACGCTGGAGGTCCCCAACGCCGTCTTCGTGTCCAAGGCCTTGAAGGCCCGGCTGCCCAAGAAGGTCACGCTCCAGCAGCTCCCCTGGGTGGCATGGGCGCCGCCCTTCGAAGCCGTCCCGCCCAACCCCCAACTGGAGTCGATGATCCCCGGCTTCGCTCCGTCGTTCACGGCGGACAACTACCTGGTGATGCTCGCGGCGGCGGAGGCCGGGCTGGGCGCGATGGTGATGGCGCGCATGGCGCACCGCTTCACGCGTCCGACGCAACTGGTCCCCCTGGACGTGGACCTGGGCCCCTTCTCCCGGAGCCAGACGCATCTGGTGTGCGCGAAGTCCGCACTGGATATTCCCCGGGTCCGGCGCGTGTCGGAACTGTTGTTGGAGGAGTTCCAACGGATTCGCGTGGGTCTATGA